The Agrobacterium larrymoorei genome includes the window GCACTCATTCTCAATTTGGCACAACAGCAATTTCTAAGCGGGGTCTCGCCACAGACCATAATACATTCAGTGGCCGGAAGATTGCATACTGTACGTGAAAAATACCATTCGAGCGTGTGGAGAGAGCTTATCCCTCTCATTCAGGATCATCCGGTCTCTGATTATTTCCTGCAAGATCCGTTTACGAACTGGTCTTTCGAGAAGCCGCGCGGCTATTCCGGCGATGCCCAGCTTCTGGATTTCATCTACGGCCATGAGAGCGTAGCCGACAAGATTGCTGCAGCGTCTCCCATCGGGGCCGCTCTTTACGATTACACGAAGGATGCATCCTCATCGGTTGCGGTGCGCGAGCGTCGCGATATTTTGACCCGCTATGTCGATCAGATTACGCTAGAGCGGGGGCCGGAAACGGAAATCCTGACGATCGCCGCCGGGCATCTGCGTGAGGCGAACCGTTCGCAGGCGCTTGCCAAGGGGCATATCAAGCGGTGGGTTGCGCTGGATCAGGATCCGCTCAGCATCGGTTCCATCTCCCGTGATTTTCATGGCACCTGCGTCGAAGCGATTGACGGCTCGGTAAAGGGCATACTGGCGCGCAAGCATGATCTCGGCACCTTCGATTTCGTTTATGCCGCAGGGCTTTACGATTATCTGGTCGACAAGGTCGCGATCAAGCTGACGCAGCGCTGCCTGGAAATGCTCAAGCCCGGCGGTACATTCCTGTTTGCCAACTTCGCGGAAGAGATCGGCGTCGACGGCTACATGGAAAGCTTCATGAACTGGGCGCTTCTTCTGCGCACCAAGTCGGACATGTGGAACATCATCAACGCCAGCGTCGATGCCAACTCGGTTCACGCGGAAGTCTTCTTCGGCGAAAACCGCAACATCGTCTACGGAATCATCCGCAAGCTTTAATCGTCAGATGCTTGACCAAAGCCGCGGTGCTTCTTGCTGGAGCGCTGCGGTTTTCCATTCAGACCGGATTCCCATCAGCACCGAAAGGCTTTACAGCTTTCGTAACGAGAGCCTGCTTTGGAGTGCATGATGGAAAAGAAGCGCTATTATTCCGATTTTGGTGGCCTGCCGGGCCAGACCGAGTTGCTGTCCAGCAAGGCGGTATTCAAGACCGCCTATGCGGTTATCCCGAAGCGCGTTCTTTCCGATATTGTGACCAGCGTTCTGCCGCATTGGACCGACGCGCGCGCCTGGATCATCGCGCGGCCCATGACGGGTTTTTCGGAAACTTTCGCGCAATATATCATGGAAGTGCAGCCGGGTGGCGGAAGCACGAAGCCGGAGCCGGATGCCCGTGCACAGGCAGCGATCTTCATGGTCGATGGCGAGATGACGATTACACTCGATGGCACGGATCACGCACTCCGCGCCGGTTCTTTTGCATATATTCCGGCGGGCAGCATCTGGTCGCTGCGCGCCACCGGCACCACGCCTGCCAAATTCCACTGGGTGCGAAAGGTCTTCGACGTAGTGGAGGGGCTGGAACTGCCGCCAGCCATCTTTACCCATGAGGATGAGCATGAGATGGCCGCCATGCCGGAAACGGAAGGCAAGTGGGCAACGACCCGCTTTATCGATCCGGCTGACGGTCGTTACGACATGCACCTCAACGTGGTGACCTTCGAGCCCGGCGCGACCATTCCCTTCATGGAAACCCATGTGATGGAGCATGGACTGTTCGTGCTGGAAGGCAAAGCGGTCTACCGCCTCAATGATGACTGGGTTGAAGTGGAGGCGGGCGACTTCATGTGGCTGCGCGCCTTTTGCCCTCAAGCCTGCTATGCAGGTGGGCCGGGACGTTTCCGCTACCTGCTCTACAAGGACGTAAACCGCCACGTTAAGCTCTGGTAACCTCTTTTTTGCACTGCGATAAGTTATTGCTTATTGAGTGTTTTCTGAAGAGGGGTAATGTGTGGAGCATCTTCCCTTAGGGAAGTCTCCATTGCGCAGCAGCAGAGACATTGCCATGACCCGAGAATTCGATGCAGACATATTCGCTTTGGCACCCGTGGCCATGTGGATTGAAGACTTCTCGGGCGTAAAGAAGCAGTTCGATCTTTGGCGTGCCGCTGGCGTTACCGATCTTCGCGCATTTTTGCGGGAAGATCTCTCTCGCGTCGAACGCTGCTCCAAGAAAATCAAGGTGCTTGAAGTCAACGGAAAGACGCTCGACCTTTTCGAGGCGAAGGATTTCGATCATCTGATCGGAAATCTGCATCTGGTTTTCCGTGATGACATGCTGGAAAGCCATATCAACGAACTGGGCGCGCTATGGGACGGCGAGACGACGTTCTCCAGCCACGCCGTCAATTATGCGCTGAGCGGCAGGCGTCTCGATATTCAGTTGCGTGGCGCGGTCATTCCTGGGCATGAAGCCTCTCTTGACCGCATTTTGCTGACGACGGAGGATGTGACCGAGCGCGAAGAAGCGCGCAGGCGTGAAGAAAAGAACCGTCTTTACGCGGAAGGCATGTTCGAGCACTCGCCGGTTTCGCTGTGGGTCGAAGATTTCAGCTATGTGAAACGGCTGATCGACGACGCGAAGGAGCGTGGCATCTCGGATTTCCGCGTCTTCATGGATGTACACCCGGAATTCGTGCGGCAATGTATGAGCGAAATTCGCGTCATTGACATCAATCAGTCAACGCTCGATCTGTTTTGTGCCCCGGACAGGCAAACGTTGCTGCATCGACTGGGGGATATCTTCCGCGACGAGATGGAAAAGCCCTTCCGTGAGCAACTGATGGACCTGTGGAACGGCAACCTGTTCCACCAGCGGGAAATCGTCAACTACGCGCTGGACGGCTCGGAGCGGCATGTGCTGCTGCAATTTTCGGTCTTCCCGGGATACGAGCACGACTGGTCTCTGGTCCAGGTGGCGCTGACCGATATTACTGCACGTAAGAAGGCTGAGGCCTATCTCGAATATCTCGGCAAGCATGATGTGCTGACCAAGCTTTACAACCGCGCTTTCTATGCCGACGAGTTGAACCGTCTGGAGCGCAACAGGCTACGCCCGGTTTCCGCAATCATTATCGACCTCAACGGGCTGAAGGATGCCAATGATACGCTGGGCCACGATGCGGGCGACGCACTTTTGCGGCGGCTGGGAGAAGTGTTGAACGGCGTGGTTTCCACGCCCAACCACGCGGCCCGTATTGGTGGCGACGAGTTCGCAATTCTTATGCCGGGTGCTGACAAGCAGACGGCGGCAACCATGGTGGATACGATCTACGAATTGTTGAAGATCAACAACCAGTTCTACTCCACCGCACCGCTCGGCATTTCCCTCGGCGTTGCGACGAGTGAGGATGGCGAGAGCCTCGAATATGTGGTGAAGCGCGCCGATGCCAATATGTATGAGCAGAAGAAGGCGCATTACGCCACGCTCATCTCTAAAGCATCTCCGGCGAAACAGGCTGGCAGATAAAACGCCAGCCTGGCTCTTAAGCCGCGATCACACGAGCAGATATTGCGACTGGTGCTGAACGCTTGCCGTTGCTGGATCTTCCAGCTCATAGGCACGAATGTAATCGATCTTCATTTCCGAGCCATTTGGCAGGCCGTTTGCAGGCGTCCCTGCAATGCCGCCAACAGCCAGGTTGACGAGCATATACATGGAATCATGCATATCGGCAGGCGTGTCGATCTGCGCCACCGCCACATCGTCAAAATACCAGGTGATGTGGTTTTCATCCCAGAGAAGGCCGTAATTGTGGAAACCTTCAGTGCTGGCAACGCTGACATTGTTGATCGACGACGTCTGCTGGCCGGATGCATTGGAGTGCGCCGAAAGGATCAGCGTGTTCGGGTTCTGCCCACGCATCTCGATGACGTCCAGCTCCGGTGGCCATCTGCCATCGGTCGGTAGCAACCAGAAGGCAGGCCAAACGCCTTGATCCGAAGGCATATCTGCCCTGATCTCGAAATAACCATAGGTCTGCGAGAAGGATGGGTGGGTGGTCAACATGCCAGACGTGTAGTCATAGCCGTTTACCGCGTCAGAAATCGCATCCGGCGTCGGCGCTGCCTTGATCGTCAATATACCGTCCTGAATCGAGAAGGGATTGACGGACGACGTGGGCTGATAGGCCGGGTTTATGTACCACTGCTTTTCGGAGTTGGTGTGCAAGCTGCCGCCTTGCTCTCCGGCCCACCAGAATTTCGGCTCCCAGGTGCCGCTCGTTCCGTTGCTGAGCGAAAGGCTGTTGAAGTCGTCTGAGAAGGTGGAGGTCAGTTGCGACCGATCCAGGCTGAGCTTGAACTGCTCCGGCTTGAGATCGTTGGCCGTCGTATTTGCCAGAACGACGCTTTCACCATTGTCGAAATTGAGCCAGAGATCATTGCCTTTCTGGCTGGATGCACTGAGAAGATGGTCGAAGGAGGTGACGCCATAGCCATCGAGGCGGATGAAGTCGTCGGAACCGAAATCGGTAATCAGATCCGTGCCGTTGCCCTTGGAGAAGACGAAAGTATCGGCCCCGCCGCCGCCGATCAGCACATCGTTGCCCGCGCCGCCATCTATGGTCTGGCTGCCGGAGCCGCCGGTTATGATGTTGTCGAGATCATTGCCGAAAGCGTGGCGGCCATCGCCGGTTACTCTCAGATTCTCGAAATTATCCGGCAGGGTGTAGCTCATCCACGTATCTATCGTGTCGATGCCTTCGCCGGGCGCCTCGACAGCGCGGTTGATGGTCGAATACAGGTAGTAGATGTCATCGCCCGTGCCGCCATGCATCGTCACGTTGACGCTGCCATCGCCCCACATGGAATCATTGCCGCCGGTGCCGTAAAGATCAGGGCCGGAGCCCGTTGCCGAGAAAAAGCCGGTTGAAGTATCGCTATAATAAAGTGGTTTGCCCACCGCATTCGTGATCGATCGTGCCATCGCAACGCCTCCTGCGCGGTTAGTCCTCCCTTAATGTCCTCCGAGATGAGTGTACCAGCGATGGCGTTTCGTTTTGTGGCTAAAATGCGAAATATGGCCTTTGGACGGCCTTGAAATCTGAGGGGTGAATTTGCACATGCGCTCACGCAGAAAAATGTGAGTCTTGCGCTAACTAAATGTAATTACTGTGTTTTCAGACGGGAAGCGTGATTTCCAGTGCTCCGATCTCGGCCCAGGTCGCCTTGACGGTGGTATGATCGGAAAGGCGGAGAAGCCCACAGAGGCTTCCTGTTGTGATGACCTGACCGCGCTTGAGCCCACCCAGATTATCGAT containing:
- a CDS encoding sensor domain-containing diguanylate cyclase; this encodes MTREFDADIFALAPVAMWIEDFSGVKKQFDLWRAAGVTDLRAFLREDLSRVERCSKKIKVLEVNGKTLDLFEAKDFDHLIGNLHLVFRDDMLESHINELGALWDGETTFSSHAVNYALSGRRLDIQLRGAVIPGHEASLDRILLTTEDVTEREEARRREEKNRLYAEGMFEHSPVSLWVEDFSYVKRLIDDAKERGISDFRVFMDVHPEFVRQCMSEIRVIDINQSTLDLFCAPDRQTLLHRLGDIFRDEMEKPFREQLMDLWNGNLFHQREIVNYALDGSERHVLLQFSVFPGYEHDWSLVQVALTDITARKKAEAYLEYLGKHDVLTKLYNRAFYADELNRLERNRLRPVSAIIIDLNGLKDANDTLGHDAGDALLRRLGEVLNGVVSTPNHAARIGGDEFAILMPGADKQTAATMVDTIYELLKINNQFYSTAPLGISLGVATSEDGESLEYVVKRADANMYEQKKAHYATLISKASPAKQAGR
- a CDS encoding family 16 glycosylhydrolase, producing MARSITNAVGKPLYYSDTSTGFFSATGSGPDLYGTGGNDSMWGDGSVNVTMHGGTGDDIYYLYSTINRAVEAPGEGIDTIDTWMSYTLPDNFENLRVTGDGRHAFGNDLDNIITGGSGSQTIDGGAGNDVLIGGGGADTFVFSKGNGTDLITDFGSDDFIRLDGYGVTSFDHLLSASSQKGNDLWLNFDNGESVVLANTTANDLKPEQFKLSLDRSQLTSTFSDDFNSLSLSNGTSGTWEPKFWWAGEQGGSLHTNSEKQWYINPAYQPTSSVNPFSIQDGILTIKAAPTPDAISDAVNGYDYTSGMLTTHPSFSQTYGYFEIRADMPSDQGVWPAFWLLPTDGRWPPELDVIEMRGQNPNTLILSAHSNASGQQTSSINNVSVASTEGFHNYGLLWDENHITWYFDDVAVAQIDTPADMHDSMYMLVNLAVGGIAGTPANGLPNGSEMKIDYIRAYELEDPATASVQHQSQYLLV
- a CDS encoding bifunctional allantoicase/(S)-ureidoglycine aminohydrolase → MEKKRYYSDFGGLPGQTELLSSKAVFKTAYAVIPKRVLSDIVTSVLPHWTDARAWIIARPMTGFSETFAQYIMEVQPGGGSTKPEPDARAQAAIFMVDGEMTITLDGTDHALRAGSFAYIPAGSIWSLRATGTTPAKFHWVRKVFDVVEGLELPPAIFTHEDEHEMAAMPETEGKWATTRFIDPADGRYDMHLNVVTFEPGATIPFMETHVMEHGLFVLEGKAVYRLNDDWVEVEAGDFMWLRAFCPQACYAGGPGRFRYLLYKDVNRHVKLW
- a CDS encoding class I SAM-dependent methyltransferase; the protein is MSNTVFDGESLITPEAISEEIFAKRGSQFQEQIALSQAEIALILNLAQQQFLSGVSPQTIIHSVAGRLHTVREKYHSSVWRELIPLIQDHPVSDYFLQDPFTNWSFEKPRGYSGDAQLLDFIYGHESVADKIAAASPIGAALYDYTKDASSSVAVRERRDILTRYVDQITLERGPETEILTIAAGHLREANRSQALAKGHIKRWVALDQDPLSIGSISRDFHGTCVEAIDGSVKGILARKHDLGTFDFVYAAGLYDYLVDKVAIKLTQRCLEMLKPGGTFLFANFAEEIGVDGYMESFMNWALLLRTKSDMWNIINASVDANSVHAEVFFGENRNIVYGIIRKL